The nucleotide sequence CCGGTCGCGGGATCGAGCGCGGCCAGTCCGGTCCGCGTGAAGAACACCGCCGTGCGGAGCCCGGCGATGTCGGCGATCACCGGCGCCGAATAGCTCGCTTCATCCGTGGTCGAGGTCCACAGCGTCTTGCCGGTGGCGGCGTCGAAGGCGACGATACCGCCGCCTTCGCCAGGCTTCGGCGGGCCAAGGCCGGTCTTGCCGCCGACGTTGACCATCACGCGGTCACCGTCCACCAGCGGGGAGGTGGCGACGCCGAAGTACCCCTTCGGCGCGTCGAAGACGCGGCGCGTGTCAACGGCCCAGAGCTTCCGGCCGGTGGCGAAGTCGAGGCCGTGAAGCCAGCCGTCGGCGCCATGGGTGAACACGCGCCCGCCGGCGATCACCGGAACCGCGCGCGGCCCTTCGTCGAAGCCGAAGTCGTCGCGATAACTGGTGGGGTAGTCGAACGTCCAGATCGTCTTGCCGGTGGCCGCATCCATGGCGTCAACGGTCTCGCGGTTGTTGAGGCGATGAAACAGGATCAGCCTGCCGGCCGCCACCGCCGGCCCGGCGAAGCCGGCGCCGACGTCACGCCTCCAGATCAGCGGTGGCCCCGAACGGGGGAACGACGCGACGATTGGCGCGCCGGTGTAGATGCCGTTGCGGCCGGGCCCGAGAATCTGCGGCCAGTCCTGCGCCGCGATCATTCCTCCGCCCGTGACGACGCATATCAGAACGGCCAGACCAGTGGGCAGGCGTCGCATGTCGGCGCCAGCCTATCAAAGCCGGGCGCGGCGCGCGAACGTTCCGGAAGGACTACCCTTACATGTCCACATGGAGACGCCATCGAACCCGCATCGGCCGATCATGGTTGCGGAAGTCTTGCGTTGCCTGCGGCCGGCCCCTGGCGATGTCGCGGTGGACTGCACCCTTGGCGGCGGCGGTCATGCGCAGGCGATCCTGGAGCGCGTGCAGCCGGGCGGGCGCCTGATCGGCCTCGACGTGGACCCGATCGAGTTGCCACGCACCGAAGCCCGCCTTCGCGCCGACGGTTTCGGCCCAGACACGTTCGTTGCCCGACACGGGAATTTCGCGAGGCTCCCGCAGGTGCTCGCCGGTGAGGGCATCGCCGCTGTCGATCTGAT is from Vicinamibacterales bacterium and encodes:
- a CDS encoding PQQ-binding-like beta-propeller repeat protein — translated: MRRLPTGLAVLICVVTGGGMIAAQDWPQILGPGRNGIYTGAPIVASFPRSGPPLIWRRDVGAGFAGPAVAAGRLILFHRLNNRETVDAMDAATGKTIWTFDYPTSYRDDFGFDEGPRAVPVIAGGRVFTHGADGWLHGLDFATGRKLWAVDTRRVFDAPKGYFGVATSPLVDGDRVMVNVGGKTGLGPPKPGEGGGIVAFDAATGKTLWTSTTDEASYSAPVIADIAGLRTAVFFTRTGLAALDPATGGLRYQFRWRARMAASVNAAAPIVIKDQIFLSASYGTGAVLLQVANNAVKPVWSGDESMSNHYSTSVYRDGYLYGFEGRQEFGQSLRCIELATGKVMWNVDGFGAGTLLIAGDTLVITRESGELALAPASPKAFRFNARASLIPGVVRAYPALADGRYFVRNDRQLSAFDLTRR